One window of Pseudomonas urmiensis genomic DNA carries:
- the cyoE gene encoding heme o synthase, whose translation MATVLSERRQQAGWRDYLELTKPKVVVLMLITSLAGMFLATRAGVPWAVLVFGNLGIGLCAGAAAVVNHVVDRRIDALMARTHKRPLAEGRIAPVLALSFALVLALLGMALLLTFTNPLTAWLTLASLLGYAVIYTGFLKRATPQNIVIGGLAGAAPPLLGWVAVTGHISAEPLLLVLIIFAWTPPHFWALAIHRREEYAKAEIPMLPVTHGERYTKLHILLYTWVLLAVSLLPYAIHMSGPLYLGCALLLGLRFVQWAWVLYRGTRPHAAIKTFKYSIGYLFALFIALLVDHYLLLNL comes from the coding sequence CAGGCCGGCTGGCGCGATTACCTGGAGCTGACCAAGCCCAAGGTGGTGGTACTGATGCTGATCACCTCGCTGGCGGGGATGTTCCTCGCCACCCGCGCGGGTGTGCCGTGGGCTGTGCTGGTGTTCGGCAACCTGGGAATTGGCTTGTGCGCGGGCGCTGCGGCAGTGGTCAATCATGTGGTCGACCGGCGTATCGATGCCTTGATGGCGCGTACACATAAGCGGCCGTTGGCTGAGGGGCGAATCGCGCCGGTGCTGGCGCTGAGCTTTGCCCTGGTCTTGGCGCTGCTGGGCATGGCCCTGCTACTGACCTTTACCAATCCCCTCACTGCCTGGCTAACGCTGGCCTCGCTGCTCGGTTACGCCGTGATCTACACCGGCTTTCTCAAGCGCGCCACGCCGCAGAACATTGTCATCGGTGGGTTGGCCGGAGCTGCCCCGCCGTTACTCGGCTGGGTCGCGGTGACTGGGCATATCAGCGCTGAACCCTTGTTGCTGGTACTGATCATCTTCGCCTGGACCCCTCCGCATTTCTGGGCCCTGGCTATTCACCGCCGCGAGGAGTACGCCAAGGCCGAAATCCCCATGCTGCCGGTGACCCACGGCGAGCGTTACACCAAGCTACATATCCTGCTGTATACCTGGGTGCTGCTGGCGGTCAGTCTGCTGCCTTACGCCATTCACATGAGCGGGCCGCTCTACCTGGGCTGTGCGCTGCTGCTGGGCCTGCGCTTTGTCCAGTGGGCCTGGGTGTTGTACCGTGGCACCCGGCCGCACGCGGCGATCAAGACCTTCAAGTACTCTATCGGGTACCTGTTTGCCTTGTTCATCGCGCTGCTCGTTGATCACTACTTGTTGCTGAATCTATGA
- a CDS encoding SCO family protein, with amino-acid sequence MTRTQKTVFILVAVVALILGLTVNKVLNGRGEANPTELIDAGIILLPQSRTVPDVTMHDQNGQPVALDELKGKWSLLFFGYTYCPDICPTTLAQLRQVKSELPKQALERFQVVLVSVDPNRDTANQLKQYLGYFDKDFVGLAGSIEDTQKLANALSIPFIPADTSKPGYTVDHSGNLAIVGPDGRQRGFIRAPFNNQKLVAQLPGLVKRD; translated from the coding sequence ATGACCCGAACCCAGAAAACCGTCTTCATCCTCGTCGCCGTGGTCGCGTTGATCCTCGGCCTGACCGTCAACAAGGTGCTCAATGGTCGCGGCGAGGCCAACCCCACCGAACTGATCGATGCCGGCATCATCCTGCTGCCGCAAAGCCGCACTGTGCCGGATGTGACCATGCATGATCAGAACGGCCAGCCGGTGGCGCTCGATGAGCTCAAGGGCAAGTGGTCTTTGCTGTTCTTTGGCTACACCTACTGCCCGGACATCTGCCCAACTACCCTGGCCCAGCTGCGCCAGGTCAAGAGCGAGCTGCCCAAGCAAGCGCTGGAGCGTTTTCAGGTGGTGTTGGTCAGCGTCGATCCAAACCGCGATACGGCCAATCAACTCAAGCAGTACCTGGGCTACTTCGACAAGGATTTCGTAGGTTTGGCGGGGTCGATCGAGGATACCCAGAAACTGGCCAATGCCTTGAGCATTCCGTTCATCCCGGCCGACACCAGCAAGCCTGGGTATACCGTGGATCATAGCGGCAACCTGGCGATTGTCGGGCCGGATGGGCGTCAGCGCGGGTTCATCCGGGCGCCGTTCAATAACCAGAAGCTGGTGGCGCAGTTGCCTGGGCTGGTTAAGCGCGACTGA